DNA sequence from the Streptomyces canus genome:
CGCCAAAGGTCCAGACCATTCGTGCGCCCCTTGTGCGCCGGGGCGCCGACCGGGGGCATGGGCAGGCGGCGAGGACGCAGCGCACACCAGCATGGAGAGCAAGCGGCGCAACCCCCCGGCGCCGCTCCCAGGCACCGGCGCAGCCCTGACGTCGGTGCTGACGAAAGAAGGGCCCCACGGATCCGTCCCGTGGGGCCCTTCGCCTGGGTGGACTCAGACGCGGGACACCGTTCCGCAGGCTTCGTCACCGTTCGGGGCGAGGGTCCGGCTGCGGTCGTACGGGTCCGTCGTCGGCCCCGAGGGAGCCGGCCCGGTCGGCTCGGACGACGCGAAGTCCGGGTGCAGATAGCCGTCGTAGACATCGCAGGCCGAGTTGTTGATGTCCTGGTCCCAGTTCACGACCGTGAGCTTGCCCGGGGTCACCCGGTACTTGGCCGGGTCGGAGATCTCGACGTCGAGGACCCGGCGGATGATCGTGCGGGTGACCTCCGTGGAACCGTTGGTCTGGACGACCGGGTAGACGAAGGTGTAGTCGGCGTGCACGGCGACCGAAGCGTGATCACCGGCCTTCAACGTCATCCGGCCGCGCGTTTTCACGACGTCGCCGACCAGCCGGACCTCCTTGGGGTCGAAGCGGCTGAACATCCACAGCGGGTCGTGTTTCTTGTCCGGCTTGATCAGGGCGGTCTCCAGGAGCCCACGGACGTCCTTCTGCACCGGGTCCAGGACGTCGAGCGCCGCCTTCGGGCGTTCGCCGCGCAGGGTGCCCGGGTCGAGGTTGGACTCGACCAGGAGCTTCCTGGTCAGCTCCAGGGCCTGCTCGGCCTTCGCCTTGGACAGGCCGCCGACGGCCTTCGCCTCCGGTACGGCGATTCCGGCGGCACCGTCGGCCCAGCGCTTGGCGGGCGAGCCGGCGAACGGGTCGTCCAGGGTGGGGATCTCGGAGGCCTCGGCGGAGGGCGCGGCGGTCGGCGCCGCCGTCTCCTCGGGCAGCGGGGAGGACGCCGCCTCGGCGGAGGTTCCCCCGCCGAAGGGGTCACCCGGCACCAGCGAGGGCTTCACCGCCACGACGGCCACCACGACCGCGACGGCGACACCGAGGACGCCCCACAGGCCGCGTCGGCTCTTCTTCTGCCGCCAGGCCGGTCCGGTACGCCAGCCCTCCGGCAGTTCACCGCGCGCTTCCTGTCGCCGCAGTCGCTCCGTCACCTCACGGGCCCGCGCGGACGGTTCCTTGGGGGCGGAGTCTCGGATGTCCCGCTCTGAGTCACGGGCGAACCGTTCCCAGACGTCGTCGGGGATCTTGGGGTCTTCTGACACGTGAGTCAGTTGTAGGGCCTGGGAAAGCCCGTTCACAAGGAGAACTCATGTGTGACTCAGCCCACATAAGTTTTCTGTGAATGGCCGCACAACCATTCACAGGTGTCGCGGATCAAACCTCACGAACCACGGGCCCCACCCGCGCCCCACACGCGGAGGCCTCTCCCTGACGCGTGCTGCGGGAAACGCGGCACACCTGAATTCCGAGGTCTTCATGAAGCTTCGCCGTGCACTGGCCGCCGCGGCCGCGACCGCCGCGATAGCGCCGCTGGCCCTGTTCGCCGCGCCGACCGCGTTCGCGGACGAGTCCGAGTCCCCCGCTCCGACCACGACGGAGAGCACGCCCGCCGACACCACCACGACGGCACCCGAGAGCACCCCGACGGACCCGGCGACGACCCCGGCAAGCACGCCCTCAACCGGCGCGCCCTCCACGACTGCCTCCAGCTCGGCCACGGCGAGCACCAGCCCTTCCACGAGCCCGTCCGGCTCGGCCTCCGCCAGCAGCAGCCCCTCGCCGAGCGCGAGCGACGAGCCCGTCGACGAGTGCGAGGTCGACGAGGACGGCGCCCCGGTCATCAACGACAGCGACGCGCTGCACAGCTCGCTGACCGGTCTGCCCGAGAGCATCGTGGCGGGCAGCGGCTGGACGAACTTCAAGTTCAACGTGAAGAACTCCGGTGACGACACGATCAAGGACATCCAGCCCTTCGTCGGTGTCGGGGCGGTCGACTGGGACTTCGAGGAGGACTACAGCGACCTGGTCACCGTGCAGGTGAAGCAGGGCGGCACCTGGGTCGACGTGTCCACGCAGTTCGGCGAGGGCGGCTCGTTCAACGCCTTCGCCCTCGACGGCGGTGACTCCCTGAGCTACCAGCTTCGAGTGAAGGTCGACCGTGAGGTCCCGAGCGCGATCGGCATCGCCATCGGGCTCGCCCAGTACTCGGACGACAAGGGCTGCTGGGTCTCCGACGACGAGAACGCCGGCATCTACTTCTTCGAGGTCCTGCCGGCCGGCTCCGACCCCGGCAAGCCGAACGACGCCAAGCCGCAGACCGGCGGCAAGAGCCCCATCTCCGACGTCAACGACGTCGACGTGGACGGCCAGCTCGCCGAGACCGGTTCCAGCTCGGCCCTGCCGGTCCTCGGTCTCGTCGGCGGCTTCGCCGTCGTCGCCGGTACCGGTGTGGTCTTCGCGGTGAAGCGGCGCAAGGGTGCGACCGGCGCCCACGCCTGAGTCGTAGGGCCGTGAAAGCCGTACACACAGCTTGACCGCAAAAAGAAGAGAAGGACCTGTGCTCGGAGGGGGGTGCAGGTCCTTCTCTTTGGCGTTTTCGGGCTCTACGACTTCTTCGGCACCGCCGGCATCCCCAGGAACGGCAGCTTCAGCGCGCCGAAGGCCTCCGCCGGGACCGCCGGTGACGTGGGCTCGACGGGGTTCAGACGCTCGTACGCCTCGCCCTGCGCCGGACGCGGGTCCTGCTCGCCCTTGTTGGGCCAGTACGACATCGCGCGCTCGGCCTGCGCGGTGATCGTCAGCGAGGGGTTCACGCCGAGGTTGGCGGAGACCGCGGAGCCGTCCACGACCGAGATCCCGGGGTGGCCGTAGAGCCGGTGATACGGGTCGATGACGCCGGTGTCGCGGGAGGAGCCGATGGGGCAGCCGCCGAGGAAGTGGGCGGTGAGCGGGGCGCCCATCAGCTCGCCGACGTTGGAGCCGGCGAAGCCGTTGATGTCGGCGGCGATCGCGGAAGCGGCCTCGGAAGCGGCCCTGATCTGCTTGGGGTTGGGGGCGCCGTGGCCCTGGCGGGCGGTGAGCAGGCCCTTGCCGACGCCGTCCGCTTTCAGGTACGTCGTCAGGGAGTTGTCCAGTGACTGCATGACCAGGCCGATGATGGTCTTCTCCGACCAGCGGCGGTTGGAGAGGGAGCGCAGGACGAGAAGCGGGTGCTTCGCGGCGTTCGCCAGCCAGGCCATGGCCCTCGACGAGCCCTCGGCGTACGGCACCTGGAGGATCGACAGGCCGCCCATCGAGTTGGAGCCCTTGCCGTAGCGGACCGGCTCGATGTGGGTGTTCTCGTCCGGGTGGACGGACGAGGTGATGGCGACGCCCCGGGTGAAGTCGACCTTCTGCGCACCGGTCGCCCTGCGGTAGCGGCGGTTGTCGGTCTGAGCGCCCACCAGGGCCTCGGAGTTGGTGCGGGTGAGCTCGCCCAACCGGTCCGAGATGTACGGCAGTTGGCGGCCCGCCTTCATGCGGTGCAGGAGGGTCTGGGTGCCGTAGGTGCCGGCGGCGATGACGACCTGGCGGGCCTTGAAGGTGCGGCCCTTCGCCCTGCGGCGCTCATCGGTGGGGAGAGTCGCGACCGCGTAGCCGCCCTGGGAGTCGTCGGTGATCGACACGACGGAGGTGAGGGGGTGCACGACCGCGCCCGCCTTCTCGGCGAGGTAGAGGTAGTTCTCGTTCAGGGTGTTCTTCGCGCCGTGCCGGCAGCCGGTCATGCACTCGCCGCACTCGGTGCAGGCCCTGCGGGCGGGGCCCGCGCCACCGAAGTAGGGGTCGTTCACCTGCTCACCGGGGTTGGCCTTGGCGGCGCCGTCCGCGTCCTCGCCGTCCCCGAAGAACACGCCGACGGGGGCCATGTGGAAGGTGTCGCCGACGCCCATCCGCTCGGCGGCCGCCTTGAGGTGGACGTCGGAGGGGGTCATCGTCGGGTTGAGCCGCACGCCCAGCATGCGGCGGGCCTGGTCGTAGTACGGCTTCAACTCCTCCTGCCAGTCCGTGATGTCACGCCACTGCGGGTCCTCGAAGAAGGGCTTCGGGGGGACGTAGAGGGTGTTGGCGTAGTTGAGGGAGCCGCCACCGACGCCCGCCCCCGCGAGGACCATGACGTTGCCCAGGAGGTGGATGCGCTGGATGCCGAACATGCCGAGCTTCGGCGCCCAGAGGTAGTTCTTCAGGTCCCAGGAGTTCCTGGGGAGGGTCTCGCGGGTGAAACGGCGGCCGGCTTCCAGGACACCTACGCGGTAGCCCTTCTCGGTGAGGCGAAGGGCGGTGACGCTGCCGCCGAAGCCTGATCCGACGACGATGACGTCGTAGTCGTAGGTGTCCTGTGGCACGTGCTCTCCTCGTTGAGAACGGACGTTTCTACTTGAAGCGGAAGGCCTTCATCACCTTCAGGCTCCGGCTCATGAACTGCGCGTACTTCTCGTCGTCCATCCCCAGCGAGGGCGCCATCGGCAGCAGCCGCTGCTGGGCGACCGTCTGGGCCTCCGTGTACTTGAGGATGCCCTCGGAGCCGTGGCGGCGGCCGAGGCCGGAGTCCTTCATGCCGCCCATCGGGGACTGGACGCTGCCGTAGGCGGAGGCGTAACCCTCGTTGACGTTGACGGTGCCGGCCCGCACCCGGGAGGCGATCTCGCGGCCGCGCCTGCCGTCCTTCGTCCACACCGACGAATTCAGGCCGTACGGCGTGGAGTTGGCGAGCTCGACCGCCTCGTCCTCGGTCTTGAAACGGTAGAGGGAGACGACCGGGCCGAAGGTCTCCTCGGCGCACACGGCCATCGGCTCGGCGACGCCGTCGAGGATGGTCGGCTCGAAGAAGTAGGGGCCGATGTCCGGGCGGGCGACGCCACCGGCGACGACCTTGGCACCCTTGGACACGGCCTCCTCGACATGCCGGGTGACCGTCTCCAGCTGCCGCTCCCCCACCAGCGAGCCCATGTCGGCGCCGTAGGCGAGGGACGTGCCGAGCCGCATCGCCTTGGTGCGGGCGGCGAAGCGCTCCAGGAAGGCGTCCGCGATCGACTCGTGGACGTACAACCGCTCGATGGAGATGCAGAGTTGGCCGGCCGAGGAGAAGCAGGCGCGGACGGCACCGGCGGCGGCCTTCTCTATGTCGGCGTCCTCCAGGACCAGCATGGCGTTCTTGCCGCCGAGTTCGAGGGAGACGCCGATCAGGCGGGCGGCGGCGCCCTGGGCCACCTCGCGACCGGTGCGGGTGGAGCCGGTGAAGGAGACGTAGTCGGCGTGCCGGACGACCTCGGGGCCGACGACGGGACCGTCGCCGAGGACGACCTGGAAGACCTCGGCGGGCAGGCCGGCCTCGACGAGCAGGTCGCGGGCCCACAGGGCGGTCAGGCAGGTCTCGGTGTCCGGCTTCATGACGACGGCGTTGCCCGCGACGAAGGCGGGGAGCGCGTCGCCGACGGACAGCTCCAGCGGGTAGTTCCAGGGGGCGATCTGGCCGACGACCCCACGCGGGTGGCGCAGCTCGGTGACCTTGGTGAGGGTCGGCACGGCGCCCGTGTGCCGCTTCGGCTTGAGATAGGCGGGCGCCTTACGGCCGTAGTGCCGCGCCGCCACGGCGACCGCCTGCACCTCCTCGTGGGCGTGCAGACGCGCCTTGCCGGTCTCCAGCTGGATGAGGTCGAGGACCTCGGCCTGGCGTTCGAGGATCAGATCGTGGAAGCGGAGCAGAACGGCGGCGCGCTGCCGTACCGGAGTCCGCTCCCACACCGCCTGCGCCTTGCGGGCCGCCTCGAAGGCCTTCGCCACGTCCTCGGGCGTCGACTCGGGAAGGTCGGCCAGCTTCTCGCCGGTGAACGGCGTGTGGTTGGCGGTACGACCGGACCCGGTCACGCCCTTGGTGAGCTGGGCGACCAGCTCCGGGGTGACCACGTCGGCCGCGGTACGGGCGCCCTCCGGGGCGGGGGCGAGGGGGTTCGTGCCGGTCTTGGCCGTGGCCTGCGCGTCCGTCATGAGCCGCAGGGTATTCGGGAGCGGGGGCTTTGGGTACCCGTCGGTAACGGGCGTTCACGACGTACACACACATCGCCAGTGATGACTGGCAGTGAATGTGCTGATCAGGGGGTTGGACGGGGATGATCAGCCGCGTTCGGGTTTTTTCTGGAGCAGGAGGCCGAGGGCGGAGAGCGCTGTGAGACGACGGGGCTCGGGGACGGTCGACGGACCGGCGGCAGGGTCATGGAGGTCGGCCGCGGGGGGCCCGGACTCCATGGCCGCGGCCTCCCTCCCGGACCCCTCTCCCGCCCCCGGTGCGTCCGCGAGCAGGGCCCACTCCGGCGAGCTCGTCCCGGCGACCTCGGCCAGCAGGCGTGCGGCCTCCTCCGCCGACGGCCGCTCCTC
Encoded proteins:
- a CDS encoding LPXTG cell wall anchor domain-containing protein, which encodes MKLRRALAAAAATAAIAPLALFAAPTAFADESESPAPTTTESTPADTTTTAPESTPTDPATTPASTPSTGAPSTTASSSATASTSPSTSPSGSASASSSPSPSASDEPVDECEVDEDGAPVINDSDALHSSLTGLPESIVAGSGWTNFKFNVKNSGDDTIKDIQPFVGVGAVDWDFEEDYSDLVTVQVKQGGTWVDVSTQFGEGGSFNAFALDGGDSLSYQLRVKVDREVPSAIGIAIGLAQYSDDKGCWVSDDENAGIYFFEVLPAGSDPGKPNDAKPQTGGKSPISDVNDVDVDGQLAETGSSSALPVLGLVGGFAVVAGTGVVFAVKRRKGATGAHA
- a CDS encoding GMC family oxidoreductase, producing the protein MPQDTYDYDVIVVGSGFGGSVTALRLTEKGYRVGVLEAGRRFTRETLPRNSWDLKNYLWAPKLGMFGIQRIHLLGNVMVLAGAGVGGGSLNYANTLYVPPKPFFEDPQWRDITDWQEELKPYYDQARRMLGVRLNPTMTPSDVHLKAAAERMGVGDTFHMAPVGVFFGDGEDADGAAKANPGEQVNDPYFGGAGPARRACTECGECMTGCRHGAKNTLNENYLYLAEKAGAVVHPLTSVVSITDDSQGGYAVATLPTDERRRAKGRTFKARQVVIAAGTYGTQTLLHRMKAGRQLPYISDRLGELTRTNSEALVGAQTDNRRYRRATGAQKVDFTRGVAITSSVHPDENTHIEPVRYGKGSNSMGGLSILQVPYAEGSSRAMAWLANAAKHPLLVLRSLSNRRWSEKTIIGLVMQSLDNSLTTYLKADGVGKGLLTARQGHGAPNPKQIRAASEAASAIAADINGFAGSNVGELMGAPLTAHFLGGCPIGSSRDTGVIDPYHRLYGHPGISVVDGSAVSANLGVNPSLTITAQAERAMSYWPNKGEQDPRPAQGEAYERLNPVEPTSPAVPAEAFGALKLPFLGMPAVPKKS
- a CDS encoding succinic semialdehyde dehydrogenase: MTDAQATAKTGTNPLAPAPEGARTAADVVTPELVAQLTKGVTGSGRTANHTPFTGEKLADLPESTPEDVAKAFEAARKAQAVWERTPVRQRAAVLLRFHDLILERQAEVLDLIQLETGKARLHAHEEVQAVAVAARHYGRKAPAYLKPKRHTGAVPTLTKVTELRHPRGVVGQIAPWNYPLELSVGDALPAFVAGNAVVMKPDTETCLTALWARDLLVEAGLPAEVFQVVLGDGPVVGPEVVRHADYVSFTGSTRTGREVAQGAAARLIGVSLELGGKNAMLVLEDADIEKAAAGAVRACFSSAGQLCISIERLYVHESIADAFLERFAARTKAMRLGTSLAYGADMGSLVGERQLETVTRHVEEAVSKGAKVVAGGVARPDIGPYFFEPTILDGVAEPMAVCAEETFGPVVSLYRFKTEDEAVELANSTPYGLNSSVWTKDGRRGREIASRVRAGTVNVNEGYASAYGSVQSPMGGMKDSGLGRRHGSEGILKYTEAQTVAQQRLLPMAPSLGMDDEKYAQFMSRSLKVMKAFRFK